CCGTCGCCGAAGGCGTCAAGGCGGGCGGCGCACAGGTTCTCCGCGGCGGCGCGTTCAAGCCGCGGACCTCGCCCTACGGCTTCCAGGGGCTCGAGGAGGAGGGGCTGAAGCTCCTGAGCGAGGCGAGCAAGGCGACCGGCCTTCCCGTCGTCACGGAGGTCATGGAGCCCGACAAGGTGGACGTGGTGGCCCAGCACGCCGACATCCTCCAGATCGGCGCGCGCAACGTGCAGAACTTCTCGCTTCTCAAGCGCGTCGCCGAGTGCGGCAAGCCCGTGCTCTTGAAGCGCGGCATGTCGACCTCGATCCAGGAGTGGCTCCTCGCGGCCGAGTACGTGCTTGCCGGCGGCAACCCCAACGTCATTCTCTGCGAGCGCGGCATCCGGACCTTCGAGACCTCCACACGCTACACGCTCGATCTCAACGCCATCCCCGTGGTCAAGAAGCTCTCGCATCTCCCCGTGCTCGTGGACCCCTCCCACGGCACAGGCCACTGGGAGTACGTGTCCGCCATGGCCAAGGCGGGTCTCGCCGCCGGGGCCGACGGGCTCATCATCGAAGTCCACAACAATCCGGCCGAAGCGCTCTCGGATGGGCCGCAGTCGCTCAAGCCGGACAAGTTCGCCAAGCTGATGGCCGAACTTCGGCCGTTGGCCCAGGTGCTGGGGAGGTCGCTATGATCATCATCCTGAAGTCGGGTATCGGAGACGCGGAGATCGACGACGTCTGCCGCCGCGTGACCGAGATGGGCTACGCGCCGCACATCATTCGCGGCGAGTTCAAGACCATTGTCGCGGCGGTCGGAGAAGAGCGGGGGCGGCCCGATCTCCGCCTGCTCGAGGCGGTCGAGACGGTCGAGTCGGTTATGCCCGTCCAGCAGCCCTTCAAGCTCGCGAGCCGTGAAGTCCGGCAGGAGCCCACCGAGGTGCGCGTCAACGGCGTGGTCATCGGCGGCAAGGCCGTTGTCGTCATGGCGGGGCCCTGCTCGGTCGAGTCGGAGGCGCAGATGGTCGAGGTCGCCGACCGCGTCAAGGAGTCGGGCGCGAAGATCCTCCGCGGCGGCGCGTTCAAGCCGCGGACCTCGCCGTATGCGTTCCAGGGGCTCAAGGAACAGGGGCTCAAGTACCTGGCCGAGGCGCGCAAGCGCACGGGACTGCCCGTCGTGACGGAAGTGCTCGAGACCGAGAGCGTGGATCTCGTCGCTGAGTACGCCGACATACTGCAGATCGGCGCACGCAACATCCAGAACTTCACGCTGCTGCGGCGGGTAGGCGAGATGGGCAAGCCGGTGCTGCTCAAGCGCGGCATGGCGACCAGCATCCAGGAGTTCCTGCTCTCGGCCGAGTACATTCTGGCCGCGGGCAACCCGAACGTCATCCTCTGCGAGCGCGGCATCCGCACGTTCGAGACCTCGACGCGTTTCACGCTCGATCTGAACGCGGTGCCGGTGCTGAAGAAGCTCTCCCACCTGCCGGTCTTCGTGGATCCGTCGCATGGTACCGGCCACTGGGACCTCGTGGCGCCCATGGCCAAGGGGGCGGTCGCCTGCGGCGCCGACGGGCTCATCATCGAGGTGCATCCGAAGCCCGAGGAGGCGCTCTCCGACGGGCCGCAGTCGCTCAAGCCCGCGAAGTTCGCCCAGCTCATGCGCGAGCTTCGTCCCGTCGCTGAAGCGGTCGGCCGGAGCTTGTAGTCGCGGGCAGCAAGCCGGGCCGCGGCGGCGGGGGCGCCGATCAACTCAGCCCTCGCCTCGCGGCTGGGCCGCTCAGCTCGAACGGCGACCCCCAACAGCACGGGAGTTCGTGGGCATCCCCCGCTGCCCCGGCCGGCTTGCTGCCCCCCGCGAGGTCACGAGGACGCCCGTCAAGCCAAGTAGGCTATAGTCGAGGGGTATGCGTGGCGTGTGGGAGTGGTGCCTGAAATACCTGCCTGAGGACCGGACCAACCGGTATCTCGTCGTCACGGTCATCGTGTCGGTGCTCTTCCACATCCTCATCGGCGTGGGGCTGATCGTGGGCGGCGACATCGAGCAGCGGAAGATCATGGCCAAGCGCGGCGAGGCGCTCCTCGTGGACATGGCTCCCGACAAGCCGAAAGAGTCGGCCCCGCTCGGCGATCCTTCGCGCCCGGCGGTCCCCAACATACCTGAGCCGCCACGCCGGGCCGCGCCTCCGGCGCCCCCGGCTCCCAAGGCCGCGCCGACGCCACCGGCGCCCGCGGCTCCGCCGGCGCCCGCGGCTCCCAGAGTCGCGGAAGCTCCCAAGGCCGCGCCCAAGGCGCCGCCCGCGGCGCCCAAGTCCGCCGATCCCGGCCCAGCGCCCAAGGCGGCTCCGCCGACCCCAGCTCCCGACCAAGGTCAGAGTGCGAAAGCTGCGCCACAACCGCCCGCGGCGCAGCCTCAGCCGCCGGTGCAGCCTCCCGCGCCGGCCGCCGATCCGCGCGTCGCCTCGGCGCCGCCACAGCCTCCGCCCGCGGCGGCGATGTTCCGTCGGGGAGGGGGAGGAGGGCTCAAGGGCGGCCGAGGAGGCATCGAGGGCGAGGCGATCCCGCTCGACACGCCCGAGCCGAAGTTCCAAGACTACTTCAACCAGATCCGCGAACGGATCAAGAGTAAGTGGATCTACCCGTACGAGGCTTCCAGCCGCGGTATCGAGGGCGAGCTGCAGATCGAGTTCGGCATCGCGAAGAGCGGGGAGCTCCAGTTCATCGAGAGGCGCCGCTCCTCGGGCGTCGAGATCCTCGACGACTATGCCATGCGCGCCGTCCAGCTGGCCTCGCCCTTCCCGCCCGTGCCGGACGCGATCTCCAAGGGCGGCCTGCCCATCAACGGGAGCTTCCGCTACCATATCCTCGGCTCCGGCCTCATCAACAACTACCTGCGTTGAGCCCCCGGAACGGGGACGGTGCCCTTGACAGCCGTGTCGGCTATCCTGTAGTCTCGGTTGTACTTTTTGGCGTAGGCTCGTAGCTCAGCGGGAGAGCGCTACCTTGACACGGTAGAGGTCGGCGGTTCGACACCGCCCGAGCCTACCATTTACTCCACCAGTCGTTGAGGAGTGCACATCGTCGGGAACGGGCAGCACGTGTGTGGTTGAGGGAGTGCGAAGCATCACCGGGCGCAATCCCCGTGATGCTTTTCTGTGTTTAATGACTGGACGCAAGGCACAGACATGATCAAGTCCGAAGAGGATCGGCACCTCAAGCTCGCTGGGGAGACGGACTGCGCCCCGGAGCCGCTGCCGACTCTCCGCCACTCGACGGCGCATCTGATGGCCCAGGCCGTCACGCAGATCTTCCCCGAGGTCAAGGTCGCCATCGGTCCGGCCATCCAGGACGGCTTCTACTACGATTTCGCGAAGCCCGCGCCCTTCACGCCCGAGGACCTCGAGCGCATCGAAGCCGGGATGCGGGAGCTGGCGAAGCAGGACCTGCCCTTCAGCCGCGAGGAGATGGCGCGCGACAAGGCGATCCGCTTCTTCGAGGAGCGCGGCGAGCCCTTCAAGGTCGAGATCCTGCGCGGCATCGACGCGCCCACGGTCTCGTTCTACCGCCAGGGCGACTTCGTGGACCTCTGCCGCGGGCCGCACGTGGCCTCGACCGGGGCGATCCGGTTCTTCAAGCTCCTCTCGTCTTCGGGCGCCTACTGGCGCGGGAGCGAGAAGAACCCGATGCTCCAGCGGATCTACGGCACCGCGTGGCTGACCAAGGAAGAACTGGACCAATACCTGTGGCGGCTCGAAGAGGCCAAGAAGCGCGACCACCGCAAGCTCGGACGTGAGCTCGACCTCTTCGAGTTCCACGACATCTCGCCAGGCGCCCCCTTCTGGCTGCCGGGCGGGATGGTCCTGGTCCGGGAGCTGGAGAAGTTCGCCCGCGAGTCCCTGGATGCCCGAGGCTACCAGGAGATCTCGACGCCCATGCTCGTGAACAAGAAGCTGTGGGAGCAATCGGGACACTGGGACTACTACCAGGACAACATGTTCAAGGTCGAGGTCGAGGACGAGACCTTCAGCCTGAAGCCGATGAACTGTCCCGAGTCGACGTACGTGTATCGGCGGACGGTGCGGTCGTACCGCGATCTGCCGATCCGCTATTCCGAGATGGGCCGCTGCCACCGCAACGAGCGCTCCGGCACGCTCACCGGCCTGATCCGCGTGCGGCAGTTCACCCAGGACGACGCGCACATTTATTGCCGCCCGGACCAGCTCCAGGCGGAGATCACGGACCTGCTGGACCTCGTGCGCGAGTGGTACGGGACCTTCGGCCTCCGGCCGTCGTACCGTCTCTCGACGCGTCCGGCCGACAAGCTCGGCACGGAGCAGCAGTGGGACCTGGCGGAGGACGGCCTCCACGAGGCGCTGCGCGCGAACGGTCTCGCCTACGACCAGGACAAGGGCGGCGGGGCCTTCTACGGGCCGAAGATCGATATCGACGTCGAGGACACGCTGGCCCGGCAGTGGCAGCTCGCCACGATCCAGGTCGATCTGACGATGCTGCCCGAGCGCATGGGGTGCGAGTACATCGACACCGACGGCCAGCCCAAGCGGCCGGTCGTGATCCACCGCGTCATCTTCGGCTCCTACGAGCGCTTCATCGCCATCCTGACCGAGCATTTCGCCGGCGCGTTCCCGACGTGGCTCGCGCCCGTGCAGGCCCGCGTCCTGCCCGTGAGCGAGAAGCACGCCGAGTACGGCAAGGCCGTGCACGCGCGGCTGCGCGCAGCCGGGCTCCGTGCCCACCTCGACGACCGCAACGAGAAGCTCGGCTACCGCATCCGCGAGGCGCAGGTGCACAAGGTGCCGTACACGCTGGTGGTCGGTGAACGCGAGGCGCAGCAGGACACGGCGAGCCTGCGCCCCCGCGGCAGCGACCAGTCGGCCGTCCTGCCCGTGAACGAAATCCTTGCCGCGTTGGCCGCCGAGATCGGCAGCCGTTCCGCCACCCTCACCGTGGGCCGCTCAGGTTGAGCGCCGCCCGCAGCTAGGAGCCACGCCCATACAGTCCAAGGAGATCCGCATCAACGAGGGCATTCGCGTTCGGGAGGTCCGCGTGGTCAGCGCGGACGGCGAGCAGCTGGGGGTCCTGCCCATCGCGCAGGCGCTGGAGCTGGCGCGGCAGGGGGAGATGGATCTCGTCGAGGTGGCGGCCGAGGCGGCGCCCCCCGTGTGCCGGATCATGGACTTCGGGAAGTACAAGTACATGCAGGCGCGCCGCCAGAAGGACGCGCGGAAGAAGCAGACGACGATCCAGGTGAAGGAGGTCAAGCTCGGGCCCAAGACGGACACTCACGATTTCGATTTCAAGGCGAAGCACGTGAGACGCTTCCTTGAAGAAGGCAACAAGGCCAAGGTGACCGTGCGCTTCAAGGGACGCGAGATGGCCCACACGGAGCTCGGGTGGAAGATGCTGAACAAGATGACGGAGATCATGGCCGACATGGCGATCATCGAGAGCCACCCTCGGATGGAAGGGCGCATGCTCTCCATGATCCTGTCGCCGAAGCCACATTAAGACCCCTCACCCTGCCCTCTCCCCAGAGGGGCGAGGGGAATAAGGAAAGAGGCTCATTATGCCGAAGATGAAGACGAAGCGGGCCGCGGCCAAGCGCCTCAGGGTGACGGCGAGCGGCAAGCTCATGGGCAGGAGCGGTTGGAAGCGGCACCTCTTGGAAGCCAAGAGCCCCAAGCGGCGGCGCAAGCTCCGCGGGCCGAGGTTGATCGCTAAAGCGGACGTGCCGAGACTCAAGCGGCTGGTACCGTACCTATAAGAGCGGGAAGGAGACACTTACATGCCACGGGCAAAGGGCGGGTCCAAGACCCGCCAGCGCAGGAAGAAGGTGCTCAAGAAGGCCAAGGGTTATTTCGGCGGGCGCCGCAAGCTCTACCGCACGGCCGCCGAGACGGTGCTCCGCGCCGGGGCCTTCGCCTACAAGGGCCGCAAGCAGAAGAAGCGCCGCGCGCGCGCGCTCTGGATCATCCGCGTCAATGCCGCGTGCCGGCAGCTGGGTCTCTCCTACTCGGTCTTCATGGCCGGGCTCAAGAAGGCCGGCATCACGCTTGACCGCAAGATCCTGGCCGAGCTCGCCGTCTCGGATCCGCCCGCCTTCGCGAAGCTCGCGTCGATCGTCGCCGCCCAGCGGGGCTGAGCAGGGTGGCAGGGGACCCGCGGGTCCAGGAAATCCTCGACCGGGCCCTGGCGGACATCGCCGGGGCCCGATCCACGTCCGCCCTCGAGCAGCTGCGCGTGCGCGTGCTCGGGCGCTCGGGCGAGCTGACCGCGCTCCTGCGCGGGCTCGGCCAGATCGCCGCCGCCGAGCGCCCGCGGGTCGGCCAGGAGGCCAACCGCGCCAAGGAGCAGATCGAGGAGGCGCTCGCCGCCAGGCTCGAGGCGCTCAAGCCCGAGGAGTACCGCCAGTCGCTCGCCTCCCGGCGCGTGGACCTGACGCTGCCGGGGCGCGCCACCCGGCCCGGCGCCGTCCACCCGATCATCCGCGTCCAGGACGAGATCATCGGGATCTTCGAAGGGCTCGGGTTCTCCGTGGCCGAGGGGCCCGAGGTCGAGAGCGACTACTACAACTTCGCGGCGCTCAACTTCCCCGACGACCACCCCGCGCGCGACATGCAGGACACCTTTCACCTGTCGGCGGACACGCTGCTCCGCACGCACACCTCGCCGGTGCAGATCCGGACCATGAAGGCGCAGCCGCCCCCGGTGCGCGTCATCTGCCCGGGCAAAACGTACCGCCGTGACGCCGACAACACGCATTCCCCGATGTTCCACCAGGTGGAGGGCCTGGCGGTGGACGCCAATATCTCGATGGGCGACCTCAAGGGCACGCTCGAGCTCTTCGCCCGCGAGATGTTCGGCCCGGGCGCCGCGATCCGCTTCCGCCCATCCTTCTTCCCGTTCACGGAGCCCTCGGCGGAGGTGGACGTCCGCTGCTTCGCCTGCGCGGGCGCCGGCTGCCGGGTCTGCTCGCAGTCGGGCTGGCTCGAGATCCTGGGCTCGGGCATGGTGCATCCCAACGTGCTGCGCAATGTCGGCTATGACAGCGAGCAGGTGACGGGCTGGGCCTTCGGCATGGGCGTCGAGCGGGTGGCCATGCTGAAGTACGGGATCGACGACATCCGCCTCTTCTTCGAGAACGACATGCGCTTCTTGGAACAGTTCACCCCGTGAAGATTTCCCACCGCTGGCTGCTCGAGTTCGTCGAGACGGACCTCCCGCCCGCCGCGATCGCCGACCGCCTGGTCAACGCCGGCATCGAGGTGCCCTCCGTCTCGCCGCTCGTCGAGGGGCTCTCTGGCGTGGTCGTCGGCGAGATCGAGGCGATCGAAAAAGACCTGGGCGTCACACCCGCCGGCCACCACAATCGCCTCTGCCGGGTCGCGCTGCCCAACAAGAAATTCTCGGTGATCTGCGGCGCGCCCAATGCCGCTGCCGACCTCCGCACAGCGTTCGCGCCTCCCGGAGCTACCCTGCCCGGAGGCCGCGCGATCAAGGCCGCGAAGATCCGCGGCACGGTCTCCGAAGGGATGCTCTGCTCCGAGCTGGAGCTCGGCATCGGCCAGGACGGCTCGGTCATCCTCGAGCTGCCCGCCGACGCGCCGCTCGGCGCCCCGCTCATCCAGTACCTGGGCCTCGATGACACCATCCTCGAGATCGAGATCACCCCGAACCGCCCCGACGCGCTCAGCATCGTCGGCGTGGCGCGGGAAGTCGCGGCGCTCACGGGCGCGCCCTTCCGCTTCCCGCAGATCGCGGTCAAGGAAGGGGAGACCGAGGCAGCAATGCTCGCGACGGTCGAGATCCTCGACCCCGACCTCTGCCCGCGCTATGCCGCGCGCGTCATCACCGGCCTCACGGTCAAGCCCTCGCCGCCGTGGCTCGCCCAGCGGCTCCGCGCGGTGGGCCTGCGGCCCATCAACAACCTCGTGGACGTGACGAACTACGTCCTCTGGGAGATGGGCCAGCCGCTCCACGCCTTCGACTACGACACCATCTCCCAGCACGCGATCGTGGTGCGGCGGGCGCGGCCGGGCGAGCGGCTCCGGACGCTCGACGGGCAGGACAGAGCGCTCGAGCCCGACATGCTGATGATCTGCGATCCCGAGCGCGCCGTCGCCATCGGCGGCGTCATGGGCGGCGGCCACACCGAGGTGACGGCGGCCACGACGACGGTGCTGCTCGAGAGCGCCTACTTCAACCCTGGCTCCGTCCGCCGGACCGCGCGCGCTCTCGGGCTGCACACCGACGCCGCGTACCGCTTCGAGCGCGGCGCCGACATCGAAGGGCTCCGCGAGGCTCTCGACCGCGCCGCCCAGCTCATGGCAGACCTCGGCGGCGGCGCGGTCGCCAAGGGCGTCGTCGATGTCTACCCGGGGCCGAAGCCCCGCCCGCGCATCGCGCTTCGCCGCTCGCGCATCGACCGGCTCATCGGCGCCTGCCCACCCAGCGAGGAGGTCGTGAGGATCCTCCAGGCGCTGGGCTTCGCCGTCGATGACTCGGGGGTCGCGCTCCAGGTCGTGGTGCCGAGCTTCCGGCGCGACATTGCCCAGGAGGACGACCTGGTCGAGGAGATCATCCGCGTCTGGGGCTACGATAAGATCCCCTCGACGCTGTCGAAGGGCAGCCAGCTCCAGCCCGTGACGCGCCCCGCCGATCTCACGCTCTCAGGCAACGTGACGGCCGCGCTGACTGCGGCGGGCCTCTACCAGGCCGTCACGTATGCCTTCGTCGATCCCGGGCGCCTCGCGGCGATGGGTTGGAGCGCGCCCGAGGCCCTGATCGCGCTCCAGAACCCGATCTCCGTCGAGCGCTCCGTCCTGCGCCCGTCGCTGGCCCCGGGGCTCCTCGAGGTGGTCGCGCTCAACGGCAGCCGCCAGATCCCCGACGTGCGCGTGTTCGAGATCGGCCAGACCTTCGCTCCCCATCGGGATGAAGACGGAGATTGTCCCGCCCACGAAGAGCTCTGGGTCGCTGTGGTGCTGACGGGGCAGCGCGCGGCCCGCGCCTGGCACGCGGGCCGCGAGCGCGCGGACGTCTACGACGCGAAGGGCGCCGCCGAGCTGGTCGTGGGCGCCGCGGGAGTGGGCGAGGCGGGCGTCACGCCCTATGTGGCCGGCAAG
The sequence above is drawn from the Candidatus Methylomirabilota bacterium genome and encodes:
- the aroF gene encoding 3-deoxy-7-phosphoheptulonate synthase — encoded protein: MIIVLKPGSSDADIEDVSRRVRDMGFKTHLSRGEVRTIVGVVGDDRAKEQLLALQSLDCVENVVRILQPFKLASREAHPDDTQFKVHGVPIGGTQLVVMAGPCSVESRSQIMAVAEGVKAGGAQVLRGGAFKPRTSPYGFQGLEEEGLKLLSEASKATGLPVVTEVMEPDKVDVVAQHADILQIGARNVQNFSLLKRVAECGKPVLLKRGMSTSIQEWLLAAEYVLAGGNPNVILCERGIRTFETSTRYTLDLNAIPVVKKLSHLPVLVDPSHGTGHWEYVSAMAKAGLAAGADGLIIEVHNNPAEALSDGPQSLKPDKFAKLMAELRPLAQVLGRSL
- a CDS encoding energy transducer TonB; this encodes MRGVWEWCLKYLPEDRTNRYLVVTVIVSVLFHILIGVGLIVGGDIEQRKIMAKRGEALLVDMAPDKPKESAPLGDPSRPAVPNIPEPPRRAAPPAPPAPKAAPTPPAPAAPPAPAAPRVAEAPKAAPKAPPAAPKSADPGPAPKAAPPTPAPDQGQSAKAAPQPPAAQPQPPVQPPAPAADPRVASAPPQPPPAAAMFRRGGGGGLKGGRGGIEGEAIPLDTPEPKFQDYFNQIRERIKSKWIYPYEASSRGIEGELQIEFGIAKSGELQFIERRRSSGVEILDDYAMRAVQLASPFPPVPDAISKGGLPINGSFRYHILGSGLINNYLR
- the infC gene encoding translation initiation factor IF-3, giving the protein MRINEGIRVREVRVVSADGEQLGVLPIAQALELARQGEMDLVEVAAEAAPPVCRIMDFGKYKYMQARRQKDARKKQTTIQVKEVKLGPKTDTHDFDFKAKHVRRFLEEGNKAKVTVRFKGREMAHTELGWKMLNKMTEIMADMAIIESHPRMEGRMLSMILSPKPH
- the pheT gene encoding phenylalanine--tRNA ligase subunit beta; the protein is MKISHRWLLEFVETDLPPAAIADRLVNAGIEVPSVSPLVEGLSGVVVGEIEAIEKDLGVTPAGHHNRLCRVALPNKKFSVICGAPNAAADLRTAFAPPGATLPGGRAIKAAKIRGTVSEGMLCSELELGIGQDGSVILELPADAPLGAPLIQYLGLDDTILEIEITPNRPDALSIVGVAREVAALTGAPFRFPQIAVKEGETEAAMLATVEILDPDLCPRYAARVITGLTVKPSPPWLAQRLRAVGLRPINNLVDVTNYVLWEMGQPLHAFDYDTISQHAIVVRRARPGERLRTLDGQDRALEPDMLMICDPERAVAIGGVMGGGHTEVTAATTTVLLESAYFNPGSVRRTARALGLHTDAAYRFERGADIEGLREALDRAAQLMADLGGGAVAKGVVDVYPGPKPRPRIALRRSRIDRLIGACPPSEEVVRILQALGFAVDDSGVALQVVVPSFRRDIAQEDDLVEEIIRVWGYDKIPSTLSKGSQLQPVTRPADLTLSGNVTAALTAAGLYQAVTYAFVDPGRLAAMGWSAPEALIALQNPISVERSVLRPSLAPGLLEVVALNGSRQIPDVRVFEIGQTFAPHRDEDGDCPAHEELWVAVVLTGQRAARAWHAGRERADVYDAKGAAELVVGAAGVGEAGVTPYVAGKGPRYLEEGRAAALTAGDREIGWFGEVALHVREAFDLPAPLFLAEVSLTALLALPRREIRYEPLPRFPAVQRDLAVVVPTEVTAGQVEAAIRAMTLPLLSRITLFDVYEGGQVGAGKRSLAWSLTFQAADRTLTDKEVNDLHAKIVAEIGRRFAAEIRGVS
- the thrS gene encoding threonine--tRNA ligase — encoded protein: MIKSEEDRHLKLAGETDCAPEPLPTLRHSTAHLMAQAVTQIFPEVKVAIGPAIQDGFYYDFAKPAPFTPEDLERIEAGMRELAKQDLPFSREEMARDKAIRFFEERGEPFKVEILRGIDAPTVSFYRQGDFVDLCRGPHVASTGAIRFFKLLSSSGAYWRGSEKNPMLQRIYGTAWLTKEELDQYLWRLEEAKKRDHRKLGRELDLFEFHDISPGAPFWLPGGMVLVRELEKFARESLDARGYQEISTPMLVNKKLWEQSGHWDYYQDNMFKVEVEDETFSLKPMNCPESTYVYRRTVRSYRDLPIRYSEMGRCHRNERSGTLTGLIRVRQFTQDDAHIYCRPDQLQAEITDLLDLVREWYGTFGLRPSYRLSTRPADKLGTEQQWDLAEDGLHEALRANGLAYDQDKGGGAFYGPKIDIDVEDTLARQWQLATIQVDLTMLPERMGCEYIDTDGQPKRPVVIHRVIFGSYERFIAILTEHFAGAFPTWLAPVQARVLPVSEKHAEYGKAVHARLRAAGLRAHLDDRNEKLGYRIREAQVHKVPYTLVVGEREAQQDTASLRPRGSDQSAVLPVNEILAALAAEIGSRSATLTVGRSG
- the rplT gene encoding 50S ribosomal protein L20, translating into MPRAKGGSKTRQRRKKVLKKAKGYFGGRRKLYRTAAETVLRAGAFAYKGRKQKKRRARALWIIRVNAACRQLGLSYSVFMAGLKKAGITLDRKILAELAVSDPPAFAKLASIVAAQRG
- the aroF gene encoding 3-deoxy-7-phosphoheptulonate synthase; amino-acid sequence: MIIILKSGIGDAEIDDVCRRVTEMGYAPHIIRGEFKTIVAAVGEERGRPDLRLLEAVETVESVMPVQQPFKLASREVRQEPTEVRVNGVVIGGKAVVVMAGPCSVESEAQMVEVADRVKESGAKILRGGAFKPRTSPYAFQGLKEQGLKYLAEARKRTGLPVVTEVLETESVDLVAEYADILQIGARNIQNFTLLRRVGEMGKPVLLKRGMATSIQEFLLSAEYILAAGNPNVILCERGIRTFETSTRFTLDLNAVPVLKKLSHLPVFVDPSHGTGHWDLVAPMAKGAVACGADGLIIEVHPKPEEALSDGPQSLKPAKFAQLMRELRPVAEAVGRSL
- the rpmI gene encoding 50S ribosomal protein L35 gives rise to the protein MKTKRAAAKRLRVTASGKLMGRSGWKRHLLEAKSPKRRRKLRGPRLIAKADVPRLKRLVPYL
- the pheS gene encoding phenylalanine--tRNA ligase subunit alpha, whose translation is MAGDPRVQEILDRALADIAGARSTSALEQLRVRVLGRSGELTALLRGLGQIAAAERPRVGQEANRAKEQIEEALAARLEALKPEEYRQSLASRRVDLTLPGRATRPGAVHPIIRVQDEIIGIFEGLGFSVAEGPEVESDYYNFAALNFPDDHPARDMQDTFHLSADTLLRTHTSPVQIRTMKAQPPPVRVICPGKTYRRDADNTHSPMFHQVEGLAVDANISMGDLKGTLELFAREMFGPGAAIRFRPSFFPFTEPSAEVDVRCFACAGAGCRVCSQSGWLEILGSGMVHPNVLRNVGYDSEQVTGWAFGMGVERVAMLKYGIDDIRLFFENDMRFLEQFTP